The sequence below is a genomic window from Tenacibaculum tangerinum.
CTAGCTTTACCTCTGCATTTTGATTGAATAGGTACACACGCTTGTTTTCTAAATGTAAACATTCGTAACGCGTTCTCCGCTTATTTCCTCTTTTGTATAGTTTTCCTTTATACTGAAAAACACTTCCATTAGGAACTTCAAAGATAAAATTCTTTCCGCTTTCTGATTTACCTAGTCGTAAAGCTAACGATAACTTTACATCTGTGTCGGTACTTGCCTTTGGATTTTTTAAATAATTCGCTAAATGAGGAAGTATGTCTTTAGGATAGATTTCAGGTTGTAAAAAAGGCAACATTAAATGCTGAAAAACAGTCTTCCACTCTTTACCATGGGGCTGTACTCTTCCGAATTTTTGATACGTAACATGATGCGCAATTTCATGAATTAAGGTTAGTAAAAACTGATACGGATTCAAATTGTTATTCACCGTAATTTGCATAAAACCGTTGGGCAAACGACGAAAATCACCGTGTTTGGTTTGACGTTGGTTTACTATTTTTAAGTTGATTTTATGTTTAATAATTAAATATTCAACTAAGGGAATAGCTTCTTCAGGAATGTACTTGATAAGTGTTTTTTTCAAAAGTATTGTTTTGAAATATTATGGTGTTGAACTAGAAACTTGTAATACTTTTCCGTTGTAGTATTTGTTACCTGTTAAAGCAAAATCAAAAATATAATTCGCCATTTCTTTAGCAGATAAAGGAGCAACATAACCTGGAAAAGCTTCTTCTAACATCTCGGTTTGCACCGCTCCTAATGCCAATACGTTAAAAGCGATGTGTTGTTCTTTATACTCCTCGGCCAATAACTCAGATAAAGTAATTACGGCACCTTTGGCAGAACTATAAGCTGCTAAACCCGGAAATTTCATGCTTCCTTGAATTCCGCCCATGCTACTCACTGTTACTACATGACTTCCTTTTTGCATAAAAGGCAGCAGGTTTTTAGTGAGTTCAGCAACAGCAAAAACATTTACTTTGTATACGGCTTCAAAATCTTGTTTCGTTAATTTTTCAAAGGGTTTGTTAACTAATTTTCCAGCATTATTAATGAGGATATCTACTTTT
It includes:
- a CDS encoding SprT-like domain-containing protein; its protein translation is MKKTLIKYIPEEAIPLVEYLIIKHKINLKIVNQRQTKHGDFRRLPNGFMQITVNNNLNPYQFLLTLIHEIAHHVTYQKFGRVQPHGKEWKTVFQHLMLPFLQPEIYPKDILPHLANYLKNPKASTDTDVKLSLALRLGKSESGKNFIFEVPNGSVFQYKGKLYKRGNKRRTRYECLHLENKRVYLFNQNAEVKLVASTK
- a CDS encoding SDR family NAD(P)-dependent oxidoreductase encodes the protein MKNIVITGTSRGIGFELAQQFANQGHQVLALSRSTQPLAKISHSNITTIAVDLSEEKDIKKALDFVATEWKKVDILINNAGKLVNKPFEKLTKQDFEAVYKVNVFAVAELTKNLLPFMQKGSHVVTVSSMGGIQGSMKFPGLAAYSSAKGAVITLSELLAEEYKEQHIAFNVLALGAVQTEMLEEAFPGYVAPLSAKEMANYIFDFALTGNKYYNGKVLQVSSSTP